A single region of the Streptomyces sp. NBC_01262 genome encodes:
- a CDS encoding DciA family protein gives MSESMQKPELSGIDLARVALQAAREAARIRPADAPGGRGSTRRRGRSIRRMDGREPMTFGAAITELMAERAWEAPIAGGSVIDQWPDIAPELVGRVVPVRFDEDSGQLDLRPVSPAYATQLRLLGRQMIARINTKTGREAVKSIRVLPPGPDQGAQAGGAPGSASPTSLEAAEAAPVRTRETASAGYREALATVQAAKPENLANPAIRAAIERQNQALLRKREPEVAFTDGQVLRDQLLGREAAAADVENRARARARAEKAGRLPHVARVFDRIA, from the coding sequence ATGAGCGAGAGCATGCAGAAGCCGGAACTGTCCGGTATCGACCTGGCCAGGGTCGCCCTGCAGGCCGCGAGGGAAGCCGCCCGCATCCGGCCCGCCGACGCTCCGGGAGGTCGTGGCAGCACCCGGCGCCGCGGCCGGTCGATCCGGCGCATGGACGGCCGGGAGCCGATGACGTTCGGGGCAGCGATCACCGAGCTGATGGCGGAGCGCGCCTGGGAGGCCCCGATCGCCGGCGGCAGCGTCATCGACCAATGGCCGGACATCGCGCCCGAGCTTGTCGGCAGGGTCGTCCCCGTGCGGTTCGACGAGGACTCCGGGCAGCTGGACCTACGGCCGGTCTCTCCGGCCTACGCCACCCAACTGCGTCTCCTGGGACGGCAGATGATCGCCCGGATCAACACCAAGACCGGCAGGGAGGCCGTGAAGTCGATCCGTGTCCTGCCACCCGGCCCCGATCAGGGCGCGCAGGCAGGCGGAGCGCCCGGGTCGGCGTCCCCGACCTCGCTGGAGGCAGCGGAAGCGGCGCCGGTGCGGACCCGGGAGACCGCATCCGCCGGCTACCGCGAGGCTCTCGCTACGGTCCAGGCGGCCAAGCCCGAAAATCTGGCCAACCCGGCCATCCGGGCGGCGATCGAGCGGCAAAACCAGGCGCTGCTCCGCAAGCGTGAGCCGGAGGTGGCGTTCACCGACGGCCAGGTCCTGCGCGACCAGCTGCTCGGCCGAGAGGCGGCTGCGGCTGATGTGGAGAACCGGGCGCGGGCCCGGGCACGGGCTGAG